A stretch of Telopea speciosissima isolate NSW1024214 ecotype Mountain lineage chromosome 11, Tspe_v1, whole genome shotgun sequence DNA encodes these proteins:
- the LOC122646897 gene encoding phenylalanine N-monooxygenase-like — MKNNTSNFSSPFLTFQWGVTPDWATTTLGGTLISISYPTTALLILVSLLFIAQVRSEIHKKSRPAPLPPGPASWPIVGNIPELFRKKPVFRWILGFMKEMNTEIACIRFGDVHVIPVTCPEIAREFLKKHDSSFASRPLTMGTEYSSRGFLSIAVAPWGDQWKKMRRVVASEVINPMRLRWLLEKRTEEADNLLYYLYNQCSNGGSVVDVRVAVRQYSGNVIRKMMFNKRYLGEGRKDGGPGVEEEEYMDALFTVLSLLYAFCVSDYMPSLRKFDLNGHEKIMKEAIRVVNKYHDPIMDERIQEWREGKKKENEDLLDILISMKDSNGKPLLSTEEIKAQAADLIYASVDNPSNAVEWALAEMINKPEMLQKATEEIDRVVGKERLVQESDIPQLNYVKACAREAFRLHPIAPFNLPHVSNADMTAAGYFIPKGSHVILSRIGLGRNPKVWDDPHEFIPERHLKDPSVEVDLIEPELRFISFSTGRRGCMGIALGSAMTVMLLARLLQGFSWGISPGESRIELNESKTDLFLAKPLLAHAKPRLPVHAYSMP, encoded by the exons ATGAAGAACAACACCTCTAACTTCTCTTCACCATTCCTTACCTTCCAATGGGGTGTTACTCCTGATTGGGCAACCACCACCCTAGGTGGAACCCTAATAAGCATCTCCTACCCAACTACTGCACTTCTCATCCTTGTTTCCCTTCTTTTCATTGCCCAAGTTCGATCTGAGATTCATAAGAAATCTAGGCCAGCTCCACTTCCACCCGGTCCTGCATCATGGCCTATAGTCGGCAACATTCCGGAATTGTTCCGAAAGAAGCCGGTATTCCGATGGATACTTGGGTTCATGAAGGAAATGAATACCGAAATCGCTTGTATTCGATTCGGTGATGTTCATGTAATTCCGGTTACTTGCCCGGAAATCGCTCGAGAATTCTTGAAAAAACATGATTCTTCATTTGCTTCAAGACCCCTTACAATGGGAACTGAGTACTCAAGCCGTGGTTTCTTGTCCATAGCAGTTGCACCTTGGGGtgatcaatggaagaagatgagaagggTAGTGGCTTCTGAGGTTATAAATCCCATGAGACTTCGATGGCTCCTTGagaaaagaacagaagaagCTGATAATCTTCTCTACTATCTATACAACCAATGCAGTAATGGTGGTTCAGTTGTGGATGTAAGAGTTGCAGTTAGGCAATATAGTGGCAATGTTATTAGAAAGATGATGTTCAACAAGAGATAccttggagaaggaaggaaagatgGAGGGCCTggtgttgaagaagaagaatatatgGATGCCCTCTTCACTGTTCTTTCTTTGCTTTACGCATTTTGTGTGTCAGATTACATGCCTAGTTTGAGAAAGTTTGATTTGAATGGACATGAGAAGATCATGAAAGAAGCTATTAGGGTTGTTAACAAGTACCATGACCCTATTATGGATGAGAGGATTCAAGaatggagagaaggaaagaagaaggaaaatgaagATCTTCTTGATATCCTCATTTCAATGAAAGATTCAAATGGGAAGCCATTGTTATCCACAGAAGAGATCAAAGCTCAAGCTGCG GACTTGATCTATGCATCGGTGGACAATCCATCGAATGCAGTCGAATGGGCCTTGGCAGAGATGATCAACAAGCCTGAGATGCTTCAGAAGGCTACCGAAGAAATTGATAGGGTCGTCGGAAAGGAGAGGTTAGTTCAAGAATCTGACATACCACAGCTCAATTACGTCAAGGCATGCGCTAGGGAAGCCTTTCGGCTCCACCCGATTGCCCCCTTTAATCTTCCTCATGTCTCCAATGCTGATATGACGGCCGCCGGTTATTTCATTCCTAAGGGTAGCCATGTTATATTAAGTCGAATTGGGCTAGGCCGGAACCCTAAAGTTTGGGATGACCCACACGAGTTCATACCCGAACGCCATTTGAAGGATCCCTCAGTTGAGGTTGATCTGATTGAACCGGAACTACGGTTCATCTCGTTCAGCACTGGGAGGCGTGGGTGCATGGGGATCGCGCTCGGCTCCGCCATGACTGTTATGCTGTTGGCTAGGCTTCTGCAAGGGTTCAGTTGGGGAATAAGCCCTGGTGAGTCAAGGATTGAACTCAATGAGTCAAAAACCGATCTTTTCTTGGCTAAACCACTGCTTGCCCATGCCAAGCCACGTTTGCCAGTTCATGCTTACTCTATGCCCTAA